In Sphingobacterium sp. R2, the genomic stretch GAGGATCATATGAAAAATGGCCAGCTCAGACCAGGATATAATATCCAGATATCCACGTCCAATCAATACATCGTCAATTACACCATACATTCCAATCCCACAGATACCAGAACATTATCCGGTCATTTGCAACAACATGAGGACAGCTTTGGAAAAACACCGGGAACCCTTACCGCGGATGCCGGTTATGGCAGTGAAGAAAACTATGCATTACTGGCAGCAAAAAATATTGAGAGCTATGTGAAATATGGTATGTTTGACAAAGGACAGAAAAAGAGCTGTGGGGATAAGAAACCATTTTCTGTAGATAAATTACATTATAATCCTTCACAAGATTGCTATATCTGTCCAATGGGACAGGAAATGCATTGTATAGGTACATTTAGCCAAAAGACCTCCGCAGGCTTCCGGCAGGAAATCAAAAAGTATCAGGCAAAAAACTGCACAAACTGCCCGTTGAATGGCGCCTGTCACAAATCACAGGGAAATAGGATCATCGGGGTGAATAAGCAACTTGAGATTTACAGGAACAGGGCATACCAATTGCTCAACAGCGATGTAGGTGTAGCTAAACGAAAACAGAGGTGTTGTGACGTCGAACCTGTCTTTGCAAACATTAAACAGAACCATGGGTTCCGAAGATTTATGCTCCGGGGTAAAGAAAAAGTGTCCATAGAATGGGGATTATTGGCAATAGCACAAAATCTAAGAAAAAAAGCGGCCTAAAAAGCTACTTTTTGTTCATTTCTCCCCTCCATATGAGTCTTTTTCAAATAACCAACAAACAACACACAAATCTATCTCATAGACTTTTTAAACAAAAAAACTGTCCCAAATAAATTTGAGACAGCCTCTTTTTTGTATGAAAGTTGTCTGCTTTTATTGCCCAGAAAGGACTTTTATTCGCTTTTGTCGCTGTTGGCGTGTACGACATCACGAAGTTTTGATTGCTGTATTCGGATAGATATCCTCAAATTGAGTGCAGCTATCTGATCGAAAGGTGATTGGTACCCCTAATGTGTACTGCTCTTTGCTGCATTTAACCAAATGACGGTACCCAAGATCAAAAGCACACCAATCCATTGAACAGTCGATACACTTTCATGAAGGATGAAAAATGACATACAGGTGGCTACAGGCAGTTCGGCCGAACTCAATATTCCTCCTAAGGAGAATCCAGTTTTGGGCAAACCATAGGCAAACAATAAAGGCGGAATGACCGTGCCAAATAAAGAAAGTATCAATCCAAAATAGAAAAAATTATCATCAAATTGACCATTAAATAAATAAGACGGTGGAAATAAAGTGAAAATCAGGATACAAGAACCTGTTACCATAATAGCACTTTTTTGAATGGGGTGGTAGTCATTGCCTACACGCCCATTTACAATCATGAACACCGAATAGGCAGTCGCCGCCAAAAGACCGAATAACACACCCGTTAAATTGAGTTGTTGTAATCCTTTTTCAATGAGCCCCGTTGCTAATAAGGTTGCAACAAGTACAATTCCAATACCGATCAAATTGTTTTTTGAAGGTTTTGTCTTAAAAAAGATAAACTCAATGAGCACGCCGATCCAGATATACTGCATTAGCAAGACTATGGCTAATGAAGCGGGAACGAGCTGAACACATTTATAATAGAGAACACTCACCAAACCGGTAGATGTACCGCTGATCAATATCTTAACCCAGGAAGATTTTTTGCTTGAAGCGTGAAATGACTTTGCCGAAAAGAGTTTGATGACAATATAGATAAGCCACAGTATAAGCATGCCAAACAATACCTGGATTCCCGTTACTTCGCCTAAAGTCAGTCCTTTACCGTAAGCTTTTTTTACAAATGTTGATAGTATTCCGAAACTACTTGCACCTAAAAAGACAGCCAATGCACCTTTTAATTTTTCCATTGTCAAATAAATTAGGCGTCAAAGTTACGATTTCTGAACAATTCTTTTCCTGCTCTGACATCCTTATCGAGAAAAGGAATCTTTCGACTGGGATATCGCATTGGAATAGCTGTAGCTCAGACCTAATTGGTGAAAATTATGTCACCAATAATGAATGGTTTTCGATGGATGGATAAAAGGGGTTCTTACCGTAAAATGTTTTAGCAACACGGTAAATGTGTTGCATATAAATAGCAATTTACTTAAGTTTGTTAGGCAACAACGTAGATTGAACAGCATGATTGTCAGATTTTATTTTGTTTTCTTTTTGGGTGTAGTTCTATTTTTGAGCAGTTGTTCAACAAAGAAAAAGGTACTTATCGCTAATTCTTATCCTGCTAAGGGTGGTGTTTTGACAGATGCTAGTTCAGCGCGAGGAAGGTCCTTTTCGGGATCGCGGCTTGACAGTTATGCCAATTTGCTTAACGTGAGTCCTCAAAGGCTAAATCCAAACCTTTACTCTTTTATCGATGACTGGATGGGCATACCGCATCGTATGGGCGGACAGAGCAAATCCGGTGTGGATTGTTCAGGCTTTGTAAATCTGCTCTACATGGAAGTTTATAAAGGAAATTTACCGCGCACTTCTCGTGACATGGAAGGAGTAGTAAAGCGAAAAAAGGTCGATAAACTTCAAGAAGGGGATCTTGTATTTTTTTCATTCGGGCGTAGCGGGATAGATCATGTTGGTGTATACCTTCATAATAATAAGTTTGTACATGTATCAACGCGCAAGGGTGTTATTATATCTGATCTTTCTGATAGCTGGTATGCCAAGACCTTTGTTGACGCAGGCTCTCCTAATATTTAGATCGCAGTAGCTCATGTAGGTTTTATGTCATATCTTGATATAAACTTTTATACCCTATATAAATCCTTATTTTTGTCAAAATTTATAGCAATGACAATAAAGAGTAAGAAGATTTTTTTGGGCCTTTGTATTATTGTGCCGTTTTTGATGTATTGTGTTTATTACTATAGTAATATGATCAAAAATGCCCCTTTTCGTTTTGCTGATTTTGAATCCATAGAATTCAAATACGGCGAGCCAAACCACATGGTCAACGAGTACAATTCTAAAACCCGTATCTATAAATATTTAGACAAAAAAGATTCTTTAATTACCGATACTGTAAAATTTACAAAAGACGATTTATTATATTTACATCGCAAAGCGATGGAGCTGGGTTTTTGGAATTTGGATACCGATATGA encodes the following:
- a CDS encoding EamA family transporter; translated protein: MEKLKGALAVFLGASSFGILSTFVKKAYGKGLTLGEVTGIQVLFGMLILWLIYIVIKLFSAKSFHASSKKSSWVKILISGTSTGLVSVLYYKCVQLVPASLAIVLLMQYIWIGVLIEFIFFKTKPSKNNLIGIGIVLVATLLATGLIEKGLQQLNLTGVLFGLLAATAYSVFMIVNGRVGNDYHPIQKSAIMVTGSCILIFTLFPPSYLFNGQFDDNFFYFGLILSLFGTVIPPLLFAYGLPKTGFSLGGILSSAELPVATCMSFFILHESVSTVQWIGVLLILGTVIWLNAAKSSTH
- a CDS encoding NlpC/P60 family protein yields the protein MIVRFYFVFFLGVVLFLSSCSTKKKVLIANSYPAKGGVLTDASSARGRSFSGSRLDSYANLLNVSPQRLNPNLYSFIDDWMGIPHRMGGQSKSGVDCSGFVNLLYMEVYKGNLPRTSRDMEGVVKRKKVDKLQEGDLVFFSFGRSGIDHVGVYLHNNKFVHVSTRKGVIISDLSDSWYAKTFVDAGSPNI